A window of the Nitrosococcus wardiae genome harbors these coding sequences:
- a CDS encoding DUF5681 domain-containing protein, which produces MSFKPGKSGNPAGRPKGTKDKRTEFRELLRPHAPDLIKKAVEMALEGDATALKLCLDKLIPNLRPQAEPVSIQFNGESLLEKGQEILKAVSKGEITPEEGNHLLASLANYGGLVGKEQSLKRHRDYQSFDAMFKGGI; this is translated from the coding sequence ATGAGTTTTAAGCCTGGGAAAAGCGGCAATCCAGCAGGGAGACCGAAAGGGACCAAAGACAAGCGGACTGAGTTTAGGGAGCTGTTGCGCCCCCATGCGCCGGATTTAATTAAGAAGGCGGTAGAGATGGCTTTAGAGGGGGATGCCACTGCGTTAAAGTTGTGCCTAGATAAACTAATCCCTAACCTCAGACCCCAGGCAGAGCCGGTATCCATTCAGTTTAATGGCGAGTCATTACTTGAGAAAGGCCAAGAGATTTTAAAGGCAGTCAGTAAGGGGGAGATCACGCCAGAGGAAGGGAATCACCTGCTAGCCTCCTTGGCGAACTATGGAGGGCTTGTTGGCAAGGAGCAGTCTTTAAAAAGGCATCGCGATTACCAGTCGTTTGATGCCATGTTTAAAGGAGGCATATAG